The sequence acggacatatatttttgaaattttattttttttaaatataaaaaagaaaaaaccgctgcACACCAGCACCTTTCTTTCACCAACTGGGCTTCATTATTCCCGGATCCAGCCCATTTCAGGTCCACCTCGATCCAAACACCATCGGGCCTACCCTAAACCTCTAGCCCGTTGTGCAGCTTTAAATTCGCTTTCCCCACACCACACGCCCGCATCCATTCCACCACTGTCCCAGCCCGCTAGGGGTTtaccaccatggccgccgccgccgccgcccggaggctcctctcccgccgcgcctcctccacctccctaTCCGCGCTTCTCCGCCGCGGAACGGCAGCGGCCGCCCCCGAGCAGTCGCTGCTGCGCCCGGCCGTCGTCGCGGCGGCCTCCCGCCTCGGATTCCCGCGCGGGATGGCGCGGCGGACGGGCGGGGACGGGTACtctggcggcgggggcggggaccGCGCGCCCACGGAGATGGCGCCGCTGTTCCCGGGCTGCGACTACGAGCACTGGCTCATCGTGATGGACAAGCCCGGCGGGGAGGGCGCCACCAAGCAGCAGATGATCGACTGCTACGTCCAGACCCTCGCCAAGGTCCTCGGGAGGTACGGCCTGCTGCACTTCTCCGCCCGCCGTGGCCCGGACCCCACTTGGTACAGAAGAGTGGGCTGGTTGTGGAAAGCAATCTGACGATTTCTTCTTCTGGCgcagcgaggaggaggcgaagaagaagatctacaacgtCTCGTGCGAGCGTTACTTCGGGTTCGGCTGCGAGATCGATGAGGAGACGTCCAACAAGCTCGAGGGTTCGTTCGGATTTATGCTGCCCCGTGATGACTGCATTAGTTTCCTGTCCTTTTTGCGGTGGATTTGACCTGAAACAAATCTTACGCGTTGACAATGTGTGCTACAGGGCTCCCTGGAGTTCTCTTCGTGCTCCCGGATTCGTATGTTGATCCAGAGTACAAGGACTATGGAGGTAGCTTTCTTCTCTTGCACCCCGATACGGTTTTTGGTTTGGAATCACAGTTTGACGGTTTATAGCTGGCATTAGTTAGGGGGCGCTCTGTAATAAATTTGGTCTAGCTTTTCAAGCCTATAAACACATGTTTCTCTCTTTCCCTGCCTATGGACTGATATCTAGACTCGCTGTAGGCATACCTGAATGCCGTCTAACATTGTgcgcattgttttttttttaacatcATACATCACAGGGTTAAGACATGGTTCCATTTCAGCGCTATGTCATCAGGCCcaatcctaaactgacgtgggatgagtcagttaagagagaccttaaggattggaatatttctaaagagatagctttggataggagcgcttggagactagctatcaatgtgcctgaaccttgaacttatttctttcgggtttcatctctagcctaccccaacttgcttgggaaaaaaggctatgttgttgttgttgttgttgtttgtcATCAGGCCCAATCCTATGCCATTGATGTTCTAGTCCATCTTGGCAAAGCTGTGAAGCCTCACGGGCAATGCCCAGCTTTGAATGCTAATGGACTGATACCAATTGTCTCTCTAACGGTTCTGCACCTCAATGAAATGGGGCTCAGATCAGTAGGGATGAGACATTACTAACACATTTTTGCCCCTGACCTAGGTGTTTCTACATAGTTTTTTCTTCAGCAGTGGAATCAGATACTAGTTTTAACCGCATGGATCTTCTAGTCCATCTTGGCAAAGTAGGGAGCCTAGTTGGCAATGTCTTGCTTTGAATGCTAATGGACTAATAACAATGGTCTCTCTAACGGTTCTGGACCTCAATAAAATGGGGGCACAGATCAGTAGGGAGGAAACActtatttttcattttcacCAAGCCTTTATCCttttttatgtttctttttctctttagtGGTTCAACAAGTGACCATTCTTAACCATGTACGGGTGCTAGTCAATCTTGGCAAAGCATGGAGCTTAATCAGCAATGTCTTGCTTTGAATGCTAATGGACTAACAACAAGTGTCTCTCTAATGGTTCTGCACCTTAATGAAATGGGGCGCGGATCAGTAGGGATGAAACAATGCTATGAACAATTGTTATCAAAGACAATTTTGCTTAGGTTTGTCAAGAGTAACAACTGTTGCCGAACCTTGCGTGAAATGTGATTCACATATTTGTTCTATATATGATTTTGTTTAGTCCATCTTGGCAAAGCAAGAGAGTCACTTTGGCAATGTCTTGTTTTGAATGCTAATGGACTTAAATCAATTCTCTTTATCGGTTCTGCTCTTCACAACAATGGAGTTGTGGATCAGTGGAGATGAAACATTAGCACATTCACGTTTCGCATTAGTTGTTTGCTTGTGCTTTGCTTGCTGTGATTTATCCTGGTTGAGGGAAAAAATGTATTAATGTCCTCTGATCTTTCTTGCGTTGCAGCTGAGCTCTTTGTTAACGGGGAGATAGTTCAGAGGTCCCCGGAGAGGCAGAGGAGGGTAGAACCAGTGCCACAGCGAGCAGCAGATAGGCCTAGGTACAATGACAGGACCCGCTACGCCCGGAGGAGGGAGAACCAGCGATGAACCGATCGAAGACCAGAATAACAAGCCAGGGATGGTTTCAGCTCTTAAAGTTGAAGGATAATACCACATCTACTAATGGACAATCTTCCAGTTGTATGTTCACTTCATTATGCAGTCTAGAGTGTTTTGTTTCTGGGAGCTCAACTTGGATGTATTGTGCTCTGTAAATTACTTGTGATTGAAAGTACCTGGCTTGGGAATGCAACACTAGCAGCCTAGCACACACTTTTACAACCATTCGCACCTGTAAATCTGTTTCATGATTGAAACTGCAGACTTTGCTAGATGGACTATGAAGATCTTTAATTTCATTAGTTTTTTGCTCCTTAATTAATTCTACTTTGTGCTCGAGAAAATCATTATTCAAATATGGCATGATGCTGCCATAACTTGTTTTCCCACGGTGCAAAAATTACTCAAGTCACTGCTGGGAAGCGTCGGCTTCAGCTGACTGCATGTACAGCTCGACGGTCCTCTCCTGGGAGAAGTCAGTGAAGTATCCCTCGCCGACAGCGAGCCCCTGCTCGGCGGCTAGCTGCCGCACCCTCTCCTGCACCTGCTCCGCCCCCACCCTCGCCGGGTCGAGCAGGTTGCAGGCGACCTCGGTGACGCCCTCGCCGTGCGCGAGCCCCATCGCCTGCACGGAcctgagcccgccgccgcgctcgctgaCCGCCCGCGCGATCCGCTTCGCCGCCGCGACGTCGGCCGTGTGCACGGGCACGTTGTAGTTGTCGACCCAGGCTGTCGCGCCGATGGCCACCACGCCCTTGGACCTCGACGGCGTCGCGGGGCCGGCGTCCGGGGCGACGGGCAGGGATGAGGAGTCCGGCGCGCCACGCCATTGCTCGCCGGGAGAGTTGGGCGTGAAGTAGCCGAGCTGCCTCCTGATGGACGCCAGCCTTCTGCCGTCTCTGTGAGCTGCTCCGTACAGATATGTTGGCACTGCAGCATCACAGTGCACATAATGAGGACAAAGGATGAACAAACTCCTGCCGTTCTTTGATTGCTTTTAGTAAAATCACACAAATTATCAGATGTTTGAACCAAGGAAATTCAGATCTTTTTAGCAACTGATAACAAACACATGCTTTCATGATAATGTCGTCTGAACAAATCAATGTGTGACAGGTTCTTTTTACGGATTGAAGCCTAGTAGGTTTCAAGGAAAAGCAGAATTTGGCCGTAACATCTGGAGCAGTTGCAAGATTTTTGTAATTATAGCATAAAAGAAGTTTGTTTTTTTGTTGAATTTCTTGTTAAGAACAGTCATCCATGAGAACTTTATCAATGCGCTAATCAATTTCGGGTGATTGGGAAGGACAGAGTAACCTTGAAGCTTGTCTCCGATGTCAGCGGCCACCGCCCTGGTGAGCGCGGCGACGTCGTCGAGGTGGGCCCCGGCCAGGGGATGGAAGGCGATGTGGTCGACGACGCCGAGCCTCGGGTGCGCGCCGGCGTGGGCGCCGAAGTCGACGGCCTCGAGCGCGGCCGCGACCACGCCGAACGCCGCGcgatgcagcggcggcggggccgagttaccgccgccgccgcccgcgagtGGGGAGACGAGCGTGTACCCGACCCTGTTGTAGGCGTCGTCGGCGAACGCGTTGACGAGCCCGGCCGCCGGGCGgagccccgccgcggcgcgctcgaTGGCGCGCAGCGCCGGCGCGTTGCGGGCCTCGGAGATGTAGAGCTTGCAGCACGCCAGCGCGGGCCTCAGCATCGCGGCGCCCTCCCTCCTATGGTGCTGCGTCGAGACGACGACACCATTTCTTTTGGGGAATTCGTGACGACAGCAACACTTCTGTTGGGGATGCATCTGGTGCCGGAGTAGGCTGCGGACAGAATCGCTCAagccaacttttttttttgtatggaGAAGAAAACAGAACAAGCGTCCATGCTGTTAACAGCTCAGCGAAGAGAAACTACAGAACAAGTTACATTTGTGTATATTTCTCGTAAACATACAAGAGAGATCTTTATACTCAAGAACAGATAGAAAATTTTGACAGGAACTGCAGTAGTTCGTCTGATATCTGAAAAACCGAAAACCTCAACAGGAGACATGAATTGGCATCAGTACCGTGTGTTATAATACATATAGTCACCCTGATCCACAAAATTATACAACCACCCTGCACGTCTTGCTGGTGTTAAGCTTAGGATTACACCCATCGGGCAGGGTGGTCTAGCATTATTCCAGCTACAAAATCTCAAACAAAGATCTATATGTTGCAGTGGAAATTCCACGCTACCCAACTATATCTTGCCCCTGAGAATTTCAGGCAGCAGCCTATTCTACCTCATATGATGATATAAGATCAGCTAAGGTGCTATTGAAATGTGGATGGCTCCTAAAATTGGCTATCCTGATGCACTGGCTGCCTTCGCATCCTTATCTTCTTCGCCTTGTTCTTCCTTTGCAAATTCCTCGATCAGCACCCGCTGTCTCGGTGTCAAATTCCTGCAGGGAGTTCTATGTCAGCCTCACCTGTAGCAGCACGATGCAGGAGAGTGGTATTTAGGTTTGAGGGGAACTTACACAGGGATGTTGACATTGAAATGCACATATTGGTCTCCGTAGTATGATGAGTTTCTTGTCTTGATACCTGCAGGATGCACAGTATTTAGGATTTTAGGTTTATATATGCACATACAAGTTCCCACAGAGCAACAATACTAGCACATCGTCTCTAAAGGAAACTGGCAGTTCACCTCAGTTAGATTTTCCACTCTTCCTACATAAGTTAAATCACGTCATAATGCTCCCCAAAGCTCTCGGATATTCATTAACCTTCACCTTGTGCACATTAGTGGTATCTTTTTGTGTTACTTATTATAAATATCTTCCCTGGTTCACTTCACCTAACTGCTTCATTTCATGGAGTTGACTAAAAAAATCTTAGGAAAACCAGACATGAGAGAGATTACAAGCATCAAATTGCTATGCCACAATTATTACTAGAGAGAGATAATACAGTGAGAAAACAGAATAAACAATGTGCACAATAAATTACCTTTCCCTCTCAGAACTACCTTCTGACCAGGTTGAGTACCGGGCTTGACCTGTGGCACGATAGTGAGGCCAATGATAATTTGACCGCTTAGTATATAAATATAGAAAGGGAACAGACAATGAAAGTCAGCAGTCTGAACATACCTTCAGAACGACATCTCCACTGAGAGTTGGGACTTGAACCGTCCCTCCCAAAATTGCCTATGAAGTATATATGAGTAACCAAAATCTTTATGCTATTAGAATAAGCTAAGAGAACAGTTGTGCTAGGCATACATAACCTAGCCTATACCCGACTGCCCAAGTTACTAGTAGACAGCTATTTTCATATAAAAGATGCACAAAAGGTTTTAAGTCCCTTGTTGGTGCTAACAAAGGACTCCATCAAGAGCAAGTCTGGCCAAAGTGAGGAGATATTGCTGGCTGCCTGACTAAGAGttcataaaaaaaacttttttgtaGGAGTTCGAAAAAGCTAAGATTGCCTTCAATGAACAAAATCGTAATAAATTGGTGTATTACAATGAAGTTAGCTTCTTATAACTGTGGAAAGGGGGTTAGCACAATGGCCTTGTTCGGTTCCATTCCAGAATCCTAGCATACGATTCCCGAGAAAGGAATCTCacatgcatggtgtactaaatgaagtctatttgcaaaactttttaatggatgggtgtaacttttcgcgacgaatctaatgacgataattaatcgataattggctacagtgatgctacagtaacatcctctaatcacgcggtcaaagatctcattagattcttcagggttcctagcgcaggggttctgaagttggttttgaaaACTGTCttaatttaatacctctaattagagGTCAAAGTTGATACAATTCCTAGCATAGCACAAACCAAAAAGGGCCAATATAAGCCCCTTCATTTAAATATATTCATATGGTGCACATGAACACATTGTAGGAACATGCACCAAATTACCTGAGTCACATTCAGGACAGCATCAACATGGATATCACCTTTCTCTCTTCGGAATACAGGATCCTCATGAACCTGCAGAAAAATTATCCTTGTGAAAGTTAACTATCTCTATTTGTTTGTCATCAAAAGGGCTACTAAATTGTAAGAACCGAGGACTGACCTTGAGGGTCACATAAAGATCACCTGGACGGCCATCTGGATCTGCTCCACCTGATCTCATCACCTTTATAGTATCCTCGTTATCCAAACCTGCAATAGCAGAATAATGCTTACATCTTGCAATACAGAACAAGAGCATCCTAACACCACTGTAATATTACAATGAATTACAACAACTCGAAACTAACCAGGCAGTATATCAAGGCGAACTGATTTCGTTCCAGGCACAACTTTGTTCCCTTTGCAGGTCTTGCAGAAATCCTAGGAGAATAACATAAAAACATAACCACCATGTTATGGTCATTAATCAGAATTCATAAGCTAAACTctataataaaaaaattcacATTGGACAGGGTAACACCTGTATCTCTCCTCTTTCAAGAGGATAATATGATAGAACTAGCTTTAGGAGCAGTCAGGAAATAAATCATTTATTACTCGTAGAATAACAGATAGTGAGGTTCAAAGCAACTTAGGCTTCAGAATCATCAGCCTCATTGAAATACATCAAAAATGTGCTGAAGTTGTACTATAATGATTCATGTGAGGCCTGATACCATAACTGTGCTACACTAAATTTGTTTGTTCCCTTGTAGTTGATATCTTTCAtttaaaagaagaagaaaaactacCTTCACAGTCTTCCCAGAACCACCACATTTTGTACATGTGGATTGCATCCTAAAGGGTCCAGTTTGCATGAACATCTGTCAATAATAGAGATAAACTTTCAAATAAGCTCACTAGTAGAATTGAATGGATAAAAGAAATGTGCTTGCTGGAAGAAAAACTTACAAATCCTGAACCCCTGCAAGTTGCACATGTTTCAGGTTTGGTTCCAGGAGGCACACCAGCTCCACCTGAAAAAAGAAGCTACtgtcagaaaaaaaatataattcagaAGGCATATACCTAAACAAAATGTACCATGAGGTAAAACTGCATCTACATACCGCAGGTTTCACATGTTACAGAAGTTTGAAAGTTGATCGTTTTGGTGCACCCTTGAACTGCTTCCATAAATGATATTTCAAGTGCAACCTTCAAAATGGGATAAATGGAATTGCAATTCACAGAGTACAACTGAATGTGCAATGAAAATGAGCGTACAATTTACCTTAACATCACGTCCTCCAAAATCCCTATCCCTGAAAATGTTCCTAAAGAACTTTATAACAAACAAACATAAAAATAATTGAATTAGTTTTCTATTTAAAAGAGGACTAAAGTACATGTAGCAAGTAGCAACTAAAAGTCAACCACTCTGAAGCTATGAAACAAAGTAATGCTGGCAAGAAATAGAATAAGTAACCAACACACAGTTACGTGCCAAATAGTGAAATGAAAGAAActaataagagcatctccaacagcttCTTTAAAACAACTTGACTAGCTAGAAATAGCGAAACTGGGATAAAAATCAGATCCAACAGTCTCTCTAAAATCCTCCCCTCGCTATCCAGATCGGTATCCCGCCCCCTCCGCGAGCTCTCTTCCGCGAGCCTCCTCCGCTCGCCATCCCCTCATCCCCCacgcttcttcctcctcccgcgcccaGCTCGCCCTCCTGTGCGCCCTCCCCGCCCCAGCCCCTCCTTGCCGGCGGATCTCATCCCCGCCGCGCCTCTCCTGCCGGCACGGCCCATACCTCCCACGCCGACGCAGCCCTCCACATCGTTGGCAATCCGCTCCAATCCCCCTCATTCGCCGAGCAATTGCTGcctcctccctcttcttccCATTGCCAGTGACGCTAAATTCATCATCTATGGTAAGCGTCGCCACAATTCCTTGCACGCACGGCACCCCCACCCCCTATGTGACCTGTTTTTCTACTTAACTCGCTGTTTCCCCATACGGGCAGGCTCCTGGAGAAGCACAGCCGCTCACCGCTGCTCCTGGTTGCGCTCCTAGGTGCGCCGCGCCGTGCGTGCCTCGATGCACAGCCATGACGCGCGGCTCTGGTCAAGGCCAGCGGTGCCTTGACCCGCCTGCTCCGGTGCGTGGAGGTGGTTGCCTTGGACCAGCTGACGGAGGCACGGGAGCTGCTGCTCATGGCGTCGCCGTTCAGGTCGTCCCCAGAGCTCGGCGTTTCGGGGAAAGAAAACGAACGGACATGGGAGGTTCTGAATATGTCATCAAGAGAGATAATAGCTAATCTGTTGGATAGCCTAGTGTTTTAGGGAGGTTTCTATTTTTAAAATGAGGTAAACTCTGCAAATTTAGATAATATTTTACCTAgcttcttggagatgctctaagtcgTATATAAAATCGAACCATCCAGTATTGACGCCAGATGAGTTATGGTAGAATAAATTCTAGCATATACAAGATATAAGAAGTTCCATGACATAATAATGCAAAATTAAATAAGCTTACACGGAAAACAATTTTTTCTATCAGTCAGTGACATATATTGTACtaaattttctgattaaataTTGTACTAGGTTGAAAAGAAGCAAACCAACAACTCAAACATTGTACTAAACGTGAAAGCTATAGGTATAACAAATAGGTTTGTAAAGGGATGACATACATCATTCATTCCGCCTCCGCCAGCCCCACCACCAGGAAAAAGATCCTCAAATGGATTCCCAAAACCACCCTCAAATGGGTTGCCAGTTCCACCTCCAGCAGCAGAAGCTTTCTCATATTGATCGGGGCCAACCTGTAGGCAAGGAGAAGTCAATGCTAATTCAATGCTCGAGACTCCAAGTAAGCTTACTCTAAAAGGTTGGTATGGTGACTCTTGTGTATAGTGCGGATAAGAGAACAATAAGTTTCAAACATTTGACTGCCAACAAATCATCAATATACTTGTGACAAGAATGAAATGTGAAGTTGTGAACATATATCATCAAAGACAGTTTGAGTCATTACCTGATCATAGAATGATCTTTTTTCCTCATCCTTCAAAGTCTACATTGACGATGAAAAACATTCATCAGAATCCACAGAAGTTGCATACCATTAAGTTAGGTAAAAACATACCACGGTAAACGGACATCAAGTACCTCATAAGCTCGTTGAACCTCTTGAAACTTACGTTCTGCATCCGCATCACCTTTATTTGTGTCTGGATGAAGCTTCTTTGCAAGCTTTTAGGAGAAAGGAAACGTAAAAAGTCAGGCACAGTAAGGTCAATTGTAGAATGGAAATGGCACTGTCTGCTGATGTTGAGTATTAGGGGAAGTATAATAACAGCATGCACTAAGCTGATAACACCATTGGTACGCAGTCAATAGATATACAATAATGTTGATCAGATGCCAAGGAAATTGTTGCTAAATTGGGTGAATGCTGATGTGCTTTCTAAACACAACCGATACAGTGCTAAAGTCGGACATTAAACACAGATGATTTTTCATTTTACTTGGAACCTTGAACAGTCTACCAACTAAATTTGCACCCTTAAGCATGCAGTATTGATATATCTATCAACGACCACAGACAATTCTCTCAAAATGTCAAGTTTAATTCCAGGCATCGAAATCATACCCCGTAATACGCCTTCTTAATATCGGCCTGGCTCGCATTCTTGCTGACGCCAAGCACATCGTAGTAGTCCCTCGCAGCCACCGGCCTAGTCCCTGCACCATCGCACCACCGTCAACCCCACGCCCGAGTAGCCGAGACCAACTAATCCGAGACCAAACGAGCGAAACGGCAACACTCAC comes from Panicum virgatum strain AP13 chromosome 4K, P.virgatum_v5, whole genome shotgun sequence and encodes:
- the LOC120702416 gene encoding multiple organellar RNA editing factor 2, chloroplastic-like encodes the protein MAAAAAARRLLSRRASSTSLSALLRRGTAAAAPEQSLLRPAVVAAASRLGFPRGMARRTGGDGYSGGGGGDRAPTEMAPLFPGCDYEHWLIVMDKPGGEGATKQQMIDCYVQTLAKVLGSEEEAKKKIYNVSCERYFGFGCEIDEETSNKLEGLPGVLFVLPDSYVDPEYKDYGAELFVNGEIVQRSPERQRRVEPVPQRAADRPRYNDRTRYARRRENQR
- the LOC120704711 gene encoding formimidoyltransferase-cyclodeaminase-like; translated protein: MLRPALACCKLYISEARNAPALRAIERAAAGLRPAAGLVNAFADDAYNRVGYTLVSPLAGGGGGNSAPPPLHRAAFGVVAAALEAVDFGAHAGAHPRLGVVDHIAFHPLAGAHLDDVAALTRAVAADIGDKLQVPTYLYGAAHRDGRRLASIRRQLGYFTPNSPGEQWRGAPDSSSLPVAPDAGPATPSRSKGVVAIGATAWVDNYNVPVHTADVAAAKRIARAVSERGGGLRSVQAMGLAHGEGVTEVACNLLDPARVGAEQVQERVRQLAAEQGLAVGEGYFTDFSQERTVELYMQSAEADASQQ
- the LOC120702415 gene encoding chaperone protein dnaJ GFA2, mitochondrial-like; translation: MRLPAGARLALLLARRSLSSASSSAAAAHFPRARAGIWSDAARAAPSRASPFSSPSTAHRLFHGTRPVAARDYYDVLGVSKNASQADIKKAYYGLAKKLHPDTNKGDADAERKFQEVQRAYETLKDEEKRSFYDQVGPDQYEKASAAGGGTGNPFEGGFGNPFEDLFPGGGAGGGGMNDFFRNIFRDRDFGGRDVKVALEISFMEAVQGCTKTINFQTSVTCETCGGAGVPPGTKPETCATCRGSGFMFMQTGPFRMQSTCTKCGGSGKTVKDFCKTCKGNKVVPGTKSVRLDILPGLDNEDTIKVMRSGGADPDGRPGDLYVTLKVHEDPVFRREKGDIHVDAVLNVTQAILGGTVQVPTLSGDVVLKVKPGTQPGQKVVLRGKGIKTRNSSYYGDQYVHFNVNIPVNLTPRQRVLIEEFAKEEQGEEDKDAKAASASG